In Cellulomonas wangsupingiae, the genomic window GTCACGCGCCGCCTCGGCGGGATCACCGTCGGCGTGCGGACGGGTGCCACCCCGGCCGTCACCCCCGCCGGCGGTACCAGCGAGGTCTCGCAGGAGCGTCGCGGCGCCTGACCGCGCAGGCGACGGTCGGACCCCCGCCCGCGGGGTGCGGCCGACGCGTGCTCAGTCGGCGACGACGCACCGGCCGATCTCGCGCGTGAGCGCGTCGTGCTCGGCCTGCGTGACCCACAGCCCGTAGGCCGCCTTCACGGTGGTCTGGCGCAGCGCGTACGCGCAGCGGTACCCCCGGTTCGGGGGCAGCCACGTCGCGGCGTCCCCGGCGCCCTTGCTCTGGTTGGCGCTGCCGTCGACCGCGAGCAGGTTCGCGGGGTCGTTCGCGAACGCGGTGCGTCGCTCGTCCGACCAGCCCTGCGCACCCTTCTGCCAGGCGTCCGCGAGGGCGATCACGTGGTCGATCTGCACCTCGGACGACCGCTCGCCGCGCTCGAACGCGATCACCGTGTCCGTGTACGGGTCCGTGAGCGTGCCGGTGAGCACCACGCAGCCCCGCGTGGCCGGATCGAGCGTCACGTCGTCGAGGTCGCGCCGCAGGACGTCGTTGCGGGTGTCGCAGCCGTTGCGGTCGACGTCGGCCCAGCGCTGGCCGAACTCCTCGCGCTCGTAGCCCGTGCGCGGCGCCCGGCCCTTGACCTCGAGGGTGTCGAGCGCCGCCCGCCCGGCCGCGAGGTCCGCCGCGGTGACGGGGTGCTGCGCGGCGGCACGGGCGTCGAGCCACACGGGAGCACCGAGGCCCGCCGCGACCCCCACCAGCAGGACCAGCACCCACGACCGGCCCCGCCGGGACGTGCGACGGGCGGGTCGTCGGCGCTGCGTCGATCGCGGGCTCGTCAGGAGGTGGGGCACGGGGGCAGCATGCCGCACGCTGCCGACATGGCGCGCACGCCGGTGACGGCCGGTGGACGGCCCGTCAGCGCTGCGGCGCGTCCGACGACGGCACGTCCGTCGGCACCGCCTCGTGCCCCGGCCGGCCGTGCGTCCGCTCCCGCTCCTTGAGCTGTGCCTCGTACACGTGCCGCCGCCCGGCGGTCAGCTCGTCGCGCACGTACCGCTCCGCGTCCGCGAACGCCCGGTGGTACCCCTCGTCGAACTCCTCGACCACCTGGAACGTCCACCGGCCCGGCAGCACGTTGCGCCCGACGACCTCCGCGCGCACGCGGTCGGCCAGCTCACCGTGGCCCGCGGCCTCCAGGGCGTCCAGGGCCTCCTGCAGCTCGCCGTCCGCCCGCCCGATGAGCCGGTGGAAGGCGTACAGCATGCCGCGGGCGTGCTCGACGACCTCGAACGCGGCCGTCACCCCGCCGACGGCTGCCACGGTGGCGTCGTCCGCGCCGGGTGGCGGCAGGTGGTGGTCGTCGGGGCGGTCGTCCGCGACCGGTCGCGTAATGTCGTCCATGCGTCCACCCTGCCGAGGAGCCCGGCGGCCCGCATGCCGGGGCGCGCAGCCGGACACACCGGACGCACCGGACCGCGTCCCGGGACGAACGTCCGGTGGCCGCCGTCCCGGGGGAGCGTCATGCTCTCGGGTGACGTCCAGGCATCCGAAGGAGGGACGATGACGACACCGAGCCCCACGGCGGGCGGCCCCCGCGAGTACCGCGGCATCCTGCGGCGCAGGTCCGTGGAGGCCTCGATGGCGCAGCTCGACGACCCGGACCGTCGGCTGCACCGCACCCTGACCGCGTGGGACCTCGCCGTCCTCGGCGTCTCGGTGGCGGTGGGTGCCGGCATCTTCTCGGTGGGGGCGACCGCGGCGGCGAACTACGCCGGCCCGTCGGTCATCCTGTCGTTCGTCATCGCCTCGCTCGTCTGCGGCCTGGCGATCATGTGCTACGCCGAGTTCGCCTCGACGATGCCGGTCGCCGGGTCCGCGTACACGTACTCGTACACGACGATGGGCGAGCTCGTCGCCTGGATCATCGGCTGGGACCTGATCCTCGAGATGCTCCTGGCATCCGCCGTCATCGCCAAGTTCTGGGGCGTGTACCTGTCCGACGCGTTCGGCCTGTTCGGCATCGACGTACCCGCCACCGTGGAGGTGCTGGGCGCCGACGTCGCGTGGGGCCCGATGCTCATCGTCGCCGTGTTCACGGTGCTGCTGGCCATCGGCACGCGCCTGAGCACCCGCGTGAACAGCGTGTTCACGATCATCAAGGTCGGCATCACGCTCTTCGTCATCGTCGCCGGGTTCTTCTACGTCAAGGCGGAGAACTGGACGCCGTTCGTCCCGCCGTCGCAGCCGGCCGAGGCCGGCACCAGCGCGCTGCACCAGCCGCTGACGGGCTTCCTGCTGGGCATGGACCCGTCCATGTACGGCGTCATGGGCATCCTGTCCGGCGCCGCGCTGGTCTTCTTCGCGTTCATCGGCTTCGACGTCGTGGCGACCACCGCGGAGGAGACCAAGAACCCGCAGCGTGCCGTGCCCCGCGGCATCCTCGGCGGCCTCGCGCTCGTCACCGTCCTCTACATCCTGGTGACCGTGGTCGTCACCGGCATGGTCAGCTACACCGAGCTGGCCGAGTCGGGCTCCCCGTCCCTCACCACGGCGTTCGTCCTCGTGGGGGCCGACTGGGCGGGCCGGGTCATCTCCATCGGCATCCTCGTGGGCCTCACCAGCGTGCTCATGGTGCTGCTGCTCGGGCTGACGCGGATCGTGTTCGCGATGAGTCGCGACGGGCTGCTGCCGCGCGGCATGTCGCGCACGTCCCCGCGGTTCGGCACCCCGACGTGGCTGCAGGTCGGTGCCGGTGTGGTCGTGGCGCTCATCGCCGGGCTGTCGGAGGTGGAGCTGCTGGAGGAGATGATCAACATCGGCACGCTCTCGGCGTTCGTGCTGGTCAGCTTCGGCATCCCGCTGCTGCGCCGCTCGCGGCCGGACCTGGAGCGCGGGTTCAGGGTGCCGTTCTCGCCGGTGCTGCCGATCATCTCGGGCGTCGCGTGCATCTGGCTGATGCTGAACCTCACGACGCTGACGTGGCTCCGGTTCCTCGTGTGGGTGCTCGTGGGGCTGGTCATCTACTTCGGGTTCTCGTACCGGCACTCGCTGCTGGGCAGGGGGACGCCGGCCCCGGTGACGGACGACGAGGCGCTGCTGTAGCGACCGGAAGGCGGCGACGGGAGCCGGGCGAGGTTCACCCGGACGTCTGTCCACAAAAGGTCGCAGGACCCCTCCGGGTGACGTGCGCGCTGAGGCATACTGGCGCACCACCCACCGAAGGGACCCTCTCCGTGACCGTCTTCCTCGTCATCGGGGGCATCGGCCTCGTCGTGCTGCTCGCGTCGCTGGTCTTCGGCGACATCTTCGAGTCGTTCGACATCGGGGAGGGCGGGTTCTCCGGCATCGCCGCCGGGGTCGGCGCCGTCGTGTTCGGTGCCAGCGGCGTCATCGCGCTGGCGCAGGACCTGTCGACGCTGTGGGCCTACGTCATCGGCGCCGGGTTCGCGGTCATCGCCTTCCTCGTCGCGCAGGGACTGGTCAAGCGGCTGTCCGACACCGAGGACCCCCCGCCGCCGCCGCTCGACGGTGCGTACGGCATGACGACCGCCACGACCGGACCCGGGGGCGGCGAGGTGCGTCTCGAAGGCGTCCAGGACCTCGAGGCCCGCCTCGCGTGGTCCGACGAGCAGATCGCGGCCGGCACGCGCGTCGTCGTCGTCGCCGTCTCCGGGTCGCGCGTGCACGTGCGTCCCGTCTGACGTCCCAGCGGACCTGAGCCGCACCGCGGCACCGGGCACCATCCAGGCAGCACCCACAGGAAGGAGCCCGGCCCGGCCGGGACACCATGTTCGACTTCGTGCAGGACGGGGCCACGATCCTGGCCGTCGGTGCGCTGATCATCGCGTTCGTCGCGGTGGTCGCGCTCATCACCAAGCGCATCCGCAGGGTGCCGCCCAACGAGGCGCTCATCATCGTGGGCCGCGGCGCGGGACGGGGCTCGGCGGCGGACGCCGGCCAGCGCGTGGTCGTCGGCGGGCGCGTGTTCGTCTGGCCGGTCCTGCAGCAGGGCTTCCCGATCTCGCTCGAGCAGCGGCAGATCGGCATCACGGTCGAGGGCGTCGACAAGAACCGCATCAAGCTCGCCATCAAGGCGTCCATCAACTTCAAGGTCCGCGGCGACGAGGAGGGCGTGCGGCGTGCCGCGCAGCGCTTCCTGTCCCAGCAGGCCACGCTCACCGACGTCATCCGGGAGTCCCTCGAGGGGTCGCTGCGCGCCATCATCGGCGACATGACGATCGAGCAGATCATCTCCGACCGCAAGTCCCTCCAGGACGCGGTCGTCGCCTCGACGAAGACGGACCTGGCCGAGCAGGGTCTGCAGGTCGACCTGCTCAACATCTCCGACATCTCGACGCCCGGCTCGGACTACCTGTCCAACCTGGGCCGCGCCGAGGCCGCCCGCGCCCGGCAGGTCGCCGAGGTCAAGGAGGCCGAGGCCCAGCAGGTGTCCGAGTTCGCCCAGATCCAGGCGATGGAGCAGATCGCCGAGCGTCAGCGC contains:
- a CDS encoding HNH endonuclease family protein, which gives rise to MPHLLTSPRSTQRRRPARRTSRRGRSWVLVLLVGVAAGLGAPVWLDARAAAQHPVTAADLAAGRAALDTLEVKGRAPRTGYEREEFGQRWADVDRNGCDTRNDVLRRDLDDVTLDPATRGCVVLTGTLTDPYTDTVIAFERGERSSEVQIDHVIALADAWQKGAQGWSDERRTAFANDPANLLAVDGSANQSKGAGDAATWLPPNRGYRCAYALRQTTVKAAYGLWVTQAEHDALTREIGRCVVAD
- a CDS encoding amino acid permease is translated as MTTPSPTAGGPREYRGILRRRSVEASMAQLDDPDRRLHRTLTAWDLAVLGVSVAVGAGIFSVGATAAANYAGPSVILSFVIASLVCGLAIMCYAEFASTMPVAGSAYTYSYTTMGELVAWIIGWDLILEMLLASAVIAKFWGVYLSDAFGLFGIDVPATVEVLGADVAWGPMLIVAVFTVLLAIGTRLSTRVNSVFTIIKVGITLFVIVAGFFYVKAENWTPFVPPSQPAEAGTSALHQPLTGFLLGMDPSMYGVMGILSGAALVFFAFIGFDVVATTAEETKNPQRAVPRGILGGLALVTVLYILVTVVVTGMVSYTELAESGSPSLTTAFVLVGADWAGRVISIGILVGLTSVLMVLLLGLTRIVFAMSRDGLLPRGMSRTSPRFGTPTWLQVGAGVVVALIAGLSEVELLEEMINIGTLSAFVLVSFGIPLLRRSRPDLERGFRVPFSPVLPIISGVACIWLMLNLTTLTWLRFLVWVLVGLVIYFGFSYRHSLLGRGTPAPVTDDEALL
- a CDS encoding NfeD family protein, which codes for MTVFLVIGGIGLVVLLASLVFGDIFESFDIGEGGFSGIAAGVGAVVFGASGVIALAQDLSTLWAYVIGAGFAVIAFLVAQGLVKRLSDTEDPPPPPLDGAYGMTTATTGPGGGEVRLEGVQDLEARLAWSDEQIAAGTRVVVVAVSGSRVHVRPV